In a single window of the Mesorhizobium shangrilense genome:
- a CDS encoding acyl-CoA dehydrogenase family protein, with translation MDYSFDSETQMLAESVARFVKDHTEAPGDLWPTIAELGWLGLPLPEAVGGIGLGGIGAMVVMEGLGAGSLAVPFIPSVVMAGGVLARSPAHSDTLSSLIEGRSRITAACAADPEDVKAIARPNGDHYRLSGSGILVLDVDGADAVVVPARLDNSSDIALFLVPLDGSGVELRAMTLADGRAAARLNMADASLAAAQRIEVGADGRGVLAATRDAALLAAAAENLGAMQTLFDLTLEYAKTRKQFGRAIGSFQVLQFRLVDLWIKLDEARSLVMTATMAADEGHADAAGLAAAAWIQTLWSGKAICEEAIQIHGAIGMTDECVVGRYVKRILVNELVYGPAERHLARYRSLQAA, from the coding sequence CCCGTTTCGTCAAGGATCACACCGAGGCGCCCGGTGACCTTTGGCCGACAATCGCCGAACTCGGCTGGCTCGGCCTGCCGCTTCCGGAAGCGGTTGGCGGCATCGGCCTTGGAGGCATCGGCGCCATGGTCGTGATGGAAGGCCTCGGAGCCGGCTCGCTGGCTGTTCCCTTCATTCCGTCCGTCGTGATGGCGGGGGGCGTTCTGGCCCGCAGTCCGGCGCACTCCGATACTTTGTCTTCGCTCATCGAAGGGCGTTCGCGGATCACCGCGGCCTGTGCTGCGGATCCCGAAGATGTGAAGGCCATCGCGCGCCCGAATGGCGACCATTACCGCCTGAGCGGAAGCGGCATCCTGGTGCTCGACGTCGATGGTGCTGATGCGGTGGTGGTGCCGGCCCGCCTGGACAACTCGTCGGACATCGCCCTGTTCCTTGTCCCGCTCGACGGCAGCGGCGTCGAGCTTCGGGCCATGACGCTCGCCGACGGTCGAGCGGCCGCTCGCCTCAACATGGCCGATGCGTCCCTCGCCGCCGCCCAGCGGATAGAAGTCGGAGCCGACGGCCGTGGCGTGCTCGCAGCCACGAGGGATGCCGCGCTGCTTGCCGCGGCGGCCGAGAACCTGGGTGCGATGCAGACCCTTTTCGACCTCACCCTCGAATATGCCAAGACGCGCAAGCAGTTCGGCCGCGCCATCGGATCCTTCCAGGTCCTGCAGTTCCGGCTGGTCGATCTCTGGATCAAGCTCGACGAGGCGCGTTCGCTGGTCATGACCGCGACGATGGCGGCCGATGAAGGGCACGCAGACGCCGCAGGGCTCGCCGCCGCGGCCTGGATCCAGACGCTGTGGTCAGGCAAGGCGATCTGCGAGGAGGCCATCCAGATACACGGCGCCATCGGCATGACCGACGAATGCGTCGTCGGCCGCTACGTCAAGCGCATCCTGGTCAATGAACTGGTGTATGGTCCTGCCGAGCGTCATCTGGCGCGCTATCGCTCGCTGCAGGCGGCGTGA
- a CDS encoding LysR family transcriptional regulator, producing MEIRQLSYFLLACQHKNHAEGAARSGLSASALSENLNLLERELGLTMFQRGPLGHYPTEAARWLYQAAEPILRLAEAAETILTLPVSQEIQRIEVRSPLQFMLGRLSRAASLAARELRRMHPEALATVSFADSASREASVHDLPAQQEPPPAGRVVLDYAESGGDGAFLFLDEWLCVTPAERFGDDERTVPFDMLRKLPLFVPSLAPAQLGQARAYCAAHDLPEPTVIEEDVGTFPKLSRDAAPFCLLAPQSLVAGGLARLNLGHARLPADLSSKVVARIDVDHPAARSYVSLLQAIVQDPDPVVLYEPKITLKQMRYFLTLCEQLNVTAAARKLHVVQPALSNQLRKLETVVGRKLFVRHRTGLEPTPDTRRLAELFTPAVEQADHIVFQAAHHAATRHQRLSIGFIPMINHDGPLVRAMTAALEEWGRTYPNVKLQISEAPTQTLHRWVESGAISFALVEAHVSRISQLDLNTSDAIGVVSSAAAELLPPGVVPLRRLTTLPLVLPGEAFGLRQILDRAADLRLTPQMEVNSLTMILALIRRMPLATVLPQHSVQPYVDAGILQFNPIVEPAISRRLSILFSASRTLTEIERSLIGIFRQNLALAGFTPPAASDSAPDDARQDHTPVH from the coding sequence ATGGAAATCCGGCAACTTTCTTATTTCCTGCTGGCCTGCCAGCACAAGAACCACGCGGAGGGCGCGGCACGATCCGGCCTTTCCGCATCGGCGCTGAGCGAGAACCTCAACCTGCTCGAACGCGAGCTGGGGCTGACCATGTTTCAGCGCGGTCCGCTGGGCCATTACCCGACGGAGGCTGCCCGCTGGCTGTACCAGGCGGCCGAGCCGATCCTGCGGCTTGCCGAAGCGGCTGAAACCATCCTGACGCTGCCGGTGTCGCAAGAGATCCAGCGGATAGAGGTGAGGTCGCCGCTGCAGTTCATGCTGGGTCGCCTTTCGCGGGCCGCCAGCCTCGCCGCGCGCGAGTTGCGCAGGATGCATCCCGAGGCCCTGGCAACCGTCAGCTTTGCCGACAGCGCTTCGCGCGAAGCATCCGTCCATGACCTGCCCGCACAACAGGAGCCGCCGCCTGCAGGTCGCGTGGTTCTGGACTATGCTGAAAGCGGCGGCGACGGCGCTTTCCTTTTCCTCGACGAATGGCTGTGCGTCACGCCGGCCGAACGCTTCGGCGACGACGAGAGGACCGTTCCGTTCGATATGCTGCGCAAGCTCCCCCTCTTCGTGCCGTCGCTGGCTCCGGCCCAGCTGGGGCAGGCGCGGGCCTATTGCGCAGCGCATGACCTTCCCGAGCCGACGGTGATCGAAGAGGACGTCGGGACCTTCCCGAAACTGTCGCGCGACGCCGCCCCCTTCTGCCTCCTGGCGCCCCAAAGCCTGGTTGCGGGAGGACTTGCGCGCCTTAACCTCGGCCACGCCAGGCTTCCGGCGGACCTTTCCAGCAAGGTCGTGGCGCGGATCGACGTCGATCATCCCGCGGCGCGCAGCTATGTCTCGCTGCTGCAGGCGATCGTGCAGGATCCGGATCCGGTCGTGCTCTACGAGCCGAAGATCACGTTGAAGCAGATGCGCTACTTCCTGACGCTCTGCGAGCAGCTGAACGTCACGGCGGCGGCGCGCAAGCTGCACGTCGTCCAGCCGGCCCTGTCCAATCAGTTGCGCAAGCTCGAAACCGTGGTCGGCCGCAAGCTGTTCGTCCGGCACCGGACCGGCCTCGAGCCGACGCCCGACACCCGCCGGCTTGCCGAACTGTTCACGCCGGCAGTCGAACAGGCCGACCATATCGTCTTCCAGGCCGCACATCACGCCGCCACCCGCCATCAGCGGCTGTCGATCGGCTTCATCCCGATGATCAACCACGACGGTCCGCTGGTGCGGGCGATGACCGCGGCGCTGGAGGAATGGGGCCGTACCTATCCGAATGTGAAGCTGCAGATCAGCGAGGCGCCGACGCAGACACTGCATCGGTGGGTGGAGTCGGGAGCGATCAGCTTCGCGCTCGTCGAGGCGCATGTTTCGCGCATCTCGCAACTCGATCTCAATACGAGCGATGCGATCGGCGTCGTCTCGAGCGCGGCGGCAGAGTTGCTGCCGCCCGGCGTCGTTCCGCTGCGCCGGCTGACCACTCTACCGCTCGTCCTGCCTGGCGAAGCGTTCGGGTTGCGCCAGATCCTCGACCGGGCCGCAGACCTGCGGCTCACCCCGCAGATGGAAGTCAATTCGTTGACGATGATCCTGGCGCTCATCCGGCGCATGCCGCTGGCAACGGTGCTGCCCCAGCATTCGGTGCAGCCTTATGTCGACGCCGGAATTCTCCAGTTCAACCCGATCGTGGAGCCGGCCATCAGCCGGCGTCTGTCGATCCTGTTCTCGGCTTCGCGCACCCTTACCGAGATCGAGCGCAGCCTGATCGGCATCTTCCGCCAGAATCTGGCGCTCGCCGGCTTCACGCCGCCTGCAGCGAGCGATAGCGCGCCAGATGACGCTCGGCAGGACCATACACCAGTTCATTGA